In one Streptomyces sp. NBC_01241 genomic region, the following are encoded:
- a CDS encoding lamin tail domain-containing protein: MHIRTTAPLALAAATALAGSLLVTAPASAATHQGGLHLGKIQYDSPGKDTRTNTSLNAEWVDIHNNSKSKLQLKGYKLKDNTGYTYTFPSYTIGAGKTVKVHTGKGRNASGHVYWNRGSYVWNNTGDKARLIKPNGKLQDSCSWTKSGTGTKNCH, from the coding sequence ATGCACATACGGACCACCGCACCGCTCGCCCTGGCCGCCGCCACCGCCCTGGCCGGCTCACTGCTCGTCACGGCCCCGGCCTCGGCCGCCACGCACCAGGGCGGACTGCACCTCGGCAAGATCCAGTACGACAGCCCCGGCAAGGACACCCGCACCAACACCTCCCTGAACGCCGAGTGGGTGGACATCCACAACAACAGCAAGTCGAAGCTTCAGCTCAAGGGCTACAAGCTCAAGGACAACACCGGGTACACGTACACCTTCCCCAGCTACACCATCGGCGCGGGCAAGACCGTCAAGGTCCACACGGGCAAGGGCAGGAACGCGTCGGGCCACGTCTACTGGAACCGCGGTTCGTACGTCTGGAACAACACCGGCGACAAGGCCCGGCTGATCAAGCCGAACGGCAAGCTCCAGGACTCCTGCTCCTGGACGAAGTCGGGCACGGGCACCAAGAACTGCCACTGA